In Ruminiclostridium josui JCM 17888, the genomic window AAAATATAAGCCAATATCTGTACTAACCATAATGACATTTGGGATGTAGAACCAGAATGCCAGATTCAAATTGTTTGATATTAGCTTTGATGCTATACCGCAAACATATCCAAATGCTATAAAGAATAAGAATAAAATGCTCTTGCCTTTTGTTGAGCGTGATTTATATGAGCGCACAATCGACAGCGGCCATGACACACCAAACCCAATAATCATCATAGTTTCTAATACTTCAGCTAACAATTCCATTTTGTATTCCCCTTTTTATTTATAAAGTTTACTACTGGCAAATACCTTCTCATTTTTGGGAAGCTTTTGCAGCAAGGTAGGCCTTTCGCCCTTCTTCATATAGGTTTTTGCCTTCACTGTCAATAATTACAACCAAAGGCATTTCTTCCACATAGAGCTTTCTCAACGCTTCTGGGCCTAAGTCTTCATATGCAATCAGTTCTGAGCTTTTGATACATTTAGCAAGTAACGCTCCTGCCCCACCAATAGCTCCAAAATAAACTCCGCTGTACTTTTTCATAGCATCCACTACTTCTGGCAGTCTGTCACCTTTTCCAATCATTCCTCTAGCTCCCACTGACATCATAGTAGGTGCATATGCATCCATACGCCCACTAGTTGTTGGCCCAGCAGAACCTATTATCTGACCAGGTTTTGCTGGAGTTGGACCTACATAATATAATGTAGCATCTTTCGGATCAAATGGCAAATCCTGCCCATTTGCAAGGGCTTCACACATTCTCTTATGGCCAGCATCCCTGGAAGTATATATTTCACCAGTCAAATAGACTGTATCACCCGCATGTAAGGTTTTTGCGAGTTCTTCTGTTAATGGGAGTTGAATTTTACGTTCCATGTCAGATTACCTCCGTTTTATGTCGTGTGACATGACAATTAATATTAATTGCGCATGGCATACCGGCAATATGGGTTGGCATTGTTTCTATCATTACTGCTAAAGCTGTGGTTTTTCCACCAAAGCCCTGTGGCCCAATCCCCAGATTATTGATTTTTTCTAGCATTTCAGATTCCAACTCTGCATAATATGGGTCTTTATTTGGAATATCTACATTTCTCATCAATGCCTTCTTAGCTAATAAGGCTGCTTTATCAAAGGTTCCACCTATTCCAACACCCACTACCATAGGGGGACATGGATTCGGGCCTGCATTTTCTACAGTTTCAAGAATGAAATCTTTAATTCCTTGAATTCCTGCTGATGGCTTAAACATACGAATAGCACTCATATTTTCACTACCAAAGCCCTTAGGCCCAACAGTAATCTTAATCTTATCACCATCAACTATCTCTGTATATAACATAGCAGGTGTATTGTCTCCAGTGTTGCCGCGTCTTACAGGATCTTTTACTACTGATTTTCGCAGATAGCCCTCAGCATAGCCTTGGCGCACCCCTTCATTCACAGCATCTGCAAGACTTTGGCCTGTAATATGTACATCCTGACCTATTTCCATGAAAACACATGCCATTCCAGTATCTTGGCAAATAGGCACATTTTCTGACTCTGCAATTTCATAGTTAGTAATAATTTTGTCTAGGATATCCTGAGCAATCTCACCATCTTCACTTTCTCTGCATTTTTTAATACATGCTTTTATATCACTAGGTAGGTTTTGATTAGCCTCAATACACAAACGCCTAACAACGTCAATAATCTGGTCTGTAGATATTTCGCGCATTCTTAGTTTCCTTCCTTAATTATAGGTTTTAGTAGGATTCATATATTAATTGATTGTAGAAGTATAAATAGCTCCATCCTAAAAATCTATCTAGTATACTTTGGAAGTAGCATTGGAGATACAGTATCTGTTTCAATCCCCGCAGCTTCCAATTTCTTTGCATAGCTATTTATATGTTCTAGAGATAACTCACTTAAAGAAACAGTTTTGCTCTTTTTAGCTGCTGCCTTTCCTGCATTTCTTCCGAATACAATGATGTCTAATAATGAATTTCCCATTAGACGGTTTCTTCCATGGATTCCTCCAACTGCTTCACCTGCAACAAGAAGATTATCAATGGCCTTTGTGAAACCTTCTCCGTTTATTTCAAGCCCACCATTTTGATAATGTAGAGTAGGATATATTAGAATAGGTTGTTTTCTCATATCTATGTTGTAGTTTAGATACATACGAAGCATAGCAGGTATACGTCTTTCAATTGTACCTTCTCCGTGAATCATCTCAATCATAGGTGTATCAAGCCATACTCCCATACCTCCTGTTGGGGTAGGAATACCTTTCCCTCTATCACTACATTCACGAATTATAGAAGCCGCACATACATCACGTGTTTCCAAAGGATGCATAAATGCTTCTCCATCTATATTTACAAGCATAGCACCTAATGAACGTACTTTTTCTGTTACTAGTGCTCCAAAAATCTGTATAGGGTAAGCAACTCCTGTTGGATGGTACTGAATAGTGTCCTGATAAAGAAGCGGTGCTCCTGCACGGTACCCCATAATTAGACCGTCAGCTGTAGCTCCATAATGGTTTGAGGTAGGAAAGTTCTGATAATGAAGTCTTCCTGCACCACCAGTAGCAATTATAACCGTCTTAGCTCTTGCTACTAGATACTCTCCTGTCTCCATATTCTGAAGTACAGCACCGGCAGCTTGTCCATTCTTATCCAAAATTAGTTCAACTGCTGCTGTAAAATCTATAACAGGAATTTCACGGTTAATTACTTCATCACGAAGTACTCGCATTATTTCTGCCCCAGAATAATCCTTACATGCGTGCATTCTTTTTCTGGAGGTACCGCCTCCATGGGTAGTTATCATTGTTCCATCTTCATTTTTATCAAACATTACCCCTAAGTTATTAAGCCATGCAATGGCATCTGGAGCTTCCATTACCAATCTCCTTAGAAGCTCTGGTCTAGCAGCAAAGTGTCCGCCTCCAAAAGCGTCCAAATAATGCTGTTGTGGAGAGTCATTTTCTTTGTCTGCAGCCTGAATTCCACCTTCGGCCATCATAGTATTGGCATCACCAATACGAAGCTTTGTAACTATCATAACATTTGCTCCGTTCTCATTAGCTTCAATAGCTGCTGATGAGCCAGCACCACCGCCACCAATAACTAATACATCCACATCATAATCTATTTTAGATAGATCAATATTTTCATCCTTTATTCTACTATTGGAGTGGAGTAAGGTACAAAGCTCTACTGGTGCTTTTTCCCCCTTGTTGGGACCAATTTGGATAATTGAAAATCCATCCTCTCTAAAGTCCGGATGATATTGGCGAAGAAGAGTATCTTTTTCCTCAGCGGTCATTCTTCTTGGTTCATAACCTATTCTTTCGGCTCTAGTTGCTTCTACTTTCTTTATAGACTCTAACATTTCTGCTGTAAACATACTTTTCCCCTCCTACTCCTCAATATCTCTTTTGTTATATAGTTCTTTCATTTCTTCGATTGGCTTTTCCATAATCTTTGCAATCAGGTCATCAAAGGCACCTTTATTAATCTCTTCCACACGTTTCTTGAGATGCTCACTCTTTGGCGCAATGTATTTTCCAGTCAGTCTACGCGCTAGTAAACCCACCATTGGATGTGAAATGCCGGCTGGACATCTAGAAGTACAAATGCCACAGTTTACGCAGTCAAAAGACTCTTCTGCACATTTTTCAAACTCACCTCTTTGAGCGTAAGCAATATATTGCATTACATTTAAGCTCTGAGAGCATCCCTTTGTACAAGCATTACATCCTATACAACTATATATCTCAGGATATAACTCCATCATAATCTTTTGTTCCGGTCTTATTTCTTCTATATCATAGCTTCTCTTATCTGTTGGAAAGAATGGGAGACTAGCCACATACATACCATCCACTACCTGTGTCTGACAAGCCAAACAAGTCTTTAATTCATTATTTCCTTTTATTCTATAAATTGTTGCACATGCACCGCAAAACCCATGACGACATCCACATCCTCTTACAAGTTTATAACCTGCATATTCCATAGCTGTCATTATGGTGAGGTCTGCTGGTACTGTGTATTTTTTTCCATATAAAAATACATTGACCATTTCCTGCATCTTCTTTATCCTCCTAATATATATTTATTGGGGCTTTTCAAATTGCTCCATAACACATTCCACTAATTTAATACTCCGGTGGCAGCTCGTCAATTTCGTCGCATCTAAATACCGGTCCATCTTTACATACATATTTTGATCCGATATTACAGCGCCCACATTTGCCTATACCACATTTCATTCTAAGTTCCAAGGTTGTATATACCTGTGTTTTATTGAAGCCCATTTCTTCCAGTGCAGCTAAAACAAATTTAATCATAATTGGCGGTCCGCAAACCAAAACTGTCTTATCTGTTGCTAATTCCAACTCTTTTAGATAGCTAGGGACAAATCCCACATGGCCATTCCATCCCTCTTGCTCTCTATCTATAGTTAAATAAACATTTACACCTTCCGTTTTACACCAAACCTCTTGTATTTCTTTTAATTGAACCAAGTCATCTGCTGAACGTGATCCATATAAAATGTCAACACTTCCATAGTTCTCTCTATTGTCTAATACATAATTAATAACTGATCTAAGTGGTGCAAGGCCTATTCCACCGGCGATAAAAAGAAGATTTTCTCCTTTTAATGCAGTTTCAACAGGAAATGCATTTCCATAAGGTCCGCGAACTGTAACTTCCTCTCCAACCTCCATATTGTGAAGATAATCTGTTAATGCTCCGCAGCGTTTAATGCTAAATTCCTGATACTCTTTATTTGTTGGTGATGAAGTAATGGAAAACATCGCTTCTCCCACGCCCGGAACAGAAACCATTGCACATTGACCAGGTAAATGCTCAAATAACTTTTTACCTTCTCTATTCACAACTCGAAAAGTCTTAACATCTGGAGTTTCAGTTCGAATATCGGTAATTACACCAATTAGTGGAACCAGCGAATCAGTTTTGTGATTTCCTCCACAATTACACATTAACTTTCACCTCCAAAACTTTTTATAACCTTAACAATGTTTTGTGATGCTGGACATTTGCTTACACAACGTCCACAGCCTACACATGAGTACACGCCATCGTTGTTTGCTGGAAAGTATATCAACTTGTGCATAAAGCGTTGGCGGAACCTCTGCAACTGGCTGGTACGGGGATTTCCATGAGCCATCATTGTAAAATCAGAATACATGCACGAATCCCAGCAACGGAATCTTTGTACACCGTTTCCGGTATTATAGTCTTTAATGTCATAGCATTGGCAGGTAGGACATACAAAAGTGCATGTACCACATCCAAGACAAGCCTTAAATAGCTGTTCCCACTTTGGAGAATTAAACATTTCGTCCAAAGCATCTGGAGTAAATTTGCTCATATCCAAATGGCTATAAGGCAGTTTCTCAATAATTCCCTTAATAGCAGCTTGTTCTTTTTCTACTGCTGATGTAT contains:
- a CDS encoding 4Fe-4S dicluster domain-containing protein, which codes for MQEMVNVFLYGKKYTVPADLTIMTAMEYAGYKLVRGCGCRHGFCGACATIYRIKGNNELKTCLACQTQVVDGMYVASLPFFPTDKRSYDIEEIRPEQKIMMELYPEIYSCIGCNACTKGCSQSLNVMQYIAYAQRGEFEKCAEESFDCVNCGICTSRCPAGISHPMVGLLARRLTGKYIAPKSEHLKKRVEEINKGAFDDLIAKIMEKPIEEMKELYNKRDIEE
- a CDS encoding fumarate hydratase; translated protein: MREISTDQIIDVVRRLCIEANQNLPSDIKACIKKCRESEDGEIAQDILDKIITNYEIAESENVPICQDTGMACVFMEIGQDVHITGQSLADAVNEGVRQGYAEGYLRKSVVKDPVRRGNTGDNTPAMLYTEIVDGDKIKITVGPKGFGSENMSAIRMFKPSAGIQGIKDFILETVENAGPNPCPPMVVGVGIGGTFDKAALLAKKALMRNVDIPNKDPYYAELESEMLEKINNLGIGPQGFGGKTTALAVMIETMPTHIAGMPCAININCHVTRHKTEVI
- a CDS encoding FAD/NAD(P)-binding protein; protein product: MCNCGGNHKTDSLVPLIGVITDIRTETPDVKTFRVVNREGKKLFEHLPGQCAMVSVPGVGEAMFSITSSPTNKEYQEFSIKRCGALTDYLHNMEVGEEVTVRGPYGNAFPVETALKGENLLFIAGGIGLAPLRSVINYVLDNRENYGSVDILYGSRSADDLVQLKEIQEVWCKTEGVNVYLTIDREQEGWNGHVGFVPSYLKELELATDKTVLVCGPPIMIKFVLAALEEMGFNKTQVYTTLELRMKCGIGKCGRCNIGSKYVCKDGPVFRCDEIDELPPEY
- a CDS encoding FAD-dependent oxidoreductase; the protein is MFTAEMLESIKKVEATRAERIGYEPRRMTAEEKDTLLRQYHPDFREDGFSIIQIGPNKGEKAPVELCTLLHSNSRIKDENIDLSKIDYDVDVLVIGGGGAGSSAAIEANENGANVMIVTKLRIGDANTMMAEGGIQAADKENDSPQQHYLDAFGGGHFAARPELLRRLVMEAPDAIAWLNNLGVMFDKNEDGTMITTHGGGTSRKRMHACKDYSGAEIMRVLRDEVINREIPVIDFTAAVELILDKNGQAAGAVLQNMETGEYLVARAKTVIIATGGAGRLHYQNFPTSNHYGATADGLIMGYRAGAPLLYQDTIQYHPTGVAYPIQIFGALVTEKVRSLGAMLVNIDGEAFMHPLETRDVCAASIIRECSDRGKGIPTPTGGMGVWLDTPMIEMIHGEGTIERRIPAMLRMYLNYNIDMRKQPILIYPTLHYQNGGLEINGEGFTKAIDNLLVAGEAVGGIHGRNRLMGNSLLDIIVFGRNAGKAAAKKSKTVSLSELSLEHINSYAKKLEAAGIETDTVSPMLLPKYTR
- a CDS encoding Fe-S-containing hydro-lyase; protein product: MERKIQLPLTEELAKTLHAGDTVYLTGEIYTSRDAGHKRMCEALANGQDLPFDPKDATLYYVGPTPAKPGQIIGSAGPTTSGRMDAYAPTMMSVGARGMIGKGDRLPEVVDAMKKYSGVYFGAIGGAGALLAKCIKSSELIAYEDLGPEALRKLYVEEMPLVVIIDSEGKNLYEEGRKAYLAAKASQK